One Flammeovirga agarivorans DNA window includes the following coding sequences:
- a CDS encoding DUF4199 domain-containing protein: MKIALKYGSLMFLGYLLLFLVMKFLHLYHIIELRALNFLIHSAGVYFALREYQKAKKDNYGYITAFVEGMRVTLIGAIPFAIFMVVYLTVGEPEFLTYLQEYALNGAYLTPGLIFLGLCMEAVGSGVIISYLIMRYTIMRAVPRVS; this comes from the coding sequence ATGAAGATCGCACTGAAGTACGGAAGCCTTATGTTTTTAGGATACTTATTACTCTTCTTAGTAATGAAGTTTCTTCACCTTTATCATATCATTGAATTAAGAGCACTAAACTTTCTAATTCATTCTGCAGGAGTATATTTTGCCCTCAGAGAGTATCAAAAAGCAAAAAAAGACAATTATGGTTATATCACTGCATTTGTAGAAGGTATGCGCGTAACACTGATAGGTGCTATACCATTTGCTATATTTATGGTGGTGTATCTAACTGTCGGAGAGCCTGAATTTCTTACTTATTTACAAGAGTATGCCTTAAATGGAGCTTATTTAACACCAGGCTTAATTTTCCTAGGTTTATGCATGGAAGCCGTTGGATCAGGAGTTATTATTTCTTACTTGATCATGAGATACACTATTATGAGAGCAGTTCCTAGAGTGAGTTGA
- a CDS encoding anthranilate synthase component I family protein — protein MKFPLEDLSSFRLKAWYWGRKEEYCTYLFDHNISYPEGGFKHLLAVGAKNICPIEEGHSFESVERFQREHKEWMFGHWGYDLKNEVELLCSDHPDGIEMPNAFFYIPKTLFVFGEKDVEIITEGDEEAIFFEVLNTEVPEMSDGWRGKVLPKISKKVYVDTVERIQEHILEGDVYEVNICMEFLAREAKIDPFDLYLRLSALSPAPFSAFHRVNDKYVVSSSPERFMKKEGKRIVSQPIKGTIRRGTSQEEDEQLKLDLRNSEKEVAENMMIVDLVRNDLARTCKAGTIKVPEIFGVYSFKTVHQMISTIEGEIKDFLPFTEVIKKAFPMGSMTGAPKVMAMALIETYERTKRGLYSGSIGYITPEGDFDFNVVIRSAFYNAAAEYISFQIGSAITIDSEAEAEHEECILKAKGMLAALNAEMI, from the coding sequence ATGAAATTTCCATTAGAAGATTTATCGTCTTTCCGTTTAAAAGCGTGGTATTGGGGGAGAAAGGAAGAATACTGTACATATTTATTCGACCATAACATTTCTTACCCAGAAGGAGGCTTTAAACATTTATTGGCTGTCGGAGCAAAAAATATTTGCCCGATCGAGGAAGGGCATTCTTTTGAAAGTGTAGAGCGATTTCAACGCGAACATAAAGAATGGATGTTTGGTCATTGGGGGTATGATCTTAAGAATGAAGTAGAACTGCTCTGTTCAGATCACCCAGATGGTATCGAAATGCCAAATGCATTTTTTTACATTCCTAAAACACTATTCGTTTTTGGAGAAAAAGATGTAGAAATTATCACTGAAGGTGATGAAGAAGCTATCTTTTTTGAAGTATTGAATACCGAAGTTCCTGAAATGTCAGATGGATGGAGAGGAAAGGTATTACCTAAGATTTCGAAAAAAGTATATGTAGATACAGTAGAGCGTATTCAAGAACATATATTGGAAGGAGATGTTTATGAAGTAAATATCTGTATGGAATTCTTAGCAAGAGAGGCTAAAATCGACCCATTTGATTTATATCTAAGGTTATCTGCACTATCACCGGCTCCATTTTCTGCTTTCCACCGAGTAAATGATAAATATGTAGTTTCTTCGTCTCCCGAACGCTTTATGAAAAAAGAAGGGAAAAGAATAGTTTCTCAACCTATTAAAGGAACTATAAGACGAGGTACATCACAGGAAGAAGATGAACAATTAAAACTTGATCTTCGTAATTCTGAAAAAGAGGTAGCTGAAAATATGATGATTGTTGACCTCGTTAGAAATGACTTGGCAAGAACTTGTAAAGCTGGAACGATTAAGGTACCTGAAATCTTCGGTGTATATAGCTTTAAGACTGTTCATCAAATGATTTCAACGATTGAAGGTGAAATAAAAGACTTCTTACCTTTTACTGAAGTGATCAAAAAGGCATTTCCTATGGGAAGTATGACAGGAGCACCTAAAGTAATGGCTATGGCATTGATAGAGACTTATGAAAGAACAAAAAGAGGTTTATACTCGGGTTCTATTGGTTATATCACTCCTGAAGGAGACTTCGATTTCAATGTGGTCATTCGTAGTGCTTTCTATAATGCAGCTGCCGAATATATTTCATTCCAAATTGGTTCAGCAATTACTATAGACTCTGAAGCTGAAGCAGAACATGAAGAATGTATCTTAAAAGCAAAAGGAATGTTGGCTGCTTTAAATGCAGAAATGATATAA
- a CDS encoding NADPH-dependent FMN reductase has protein sequence MKIAILSGSVRDDRHTHSVALHLAQRFNQQPNVEATVIDLKEEKLPPLTNTLHDDSPENVKKVGKILDEADGIIFTSPEYNGSFSSALKNAIDFYPKGTYQRKPVGVASVSAGALGGIRAAQSMQLQVLALMAYPIYRMFTVPNVQDKFSKDGTLLDAKFEGSVDVFIEEYLWFAEAIVSKK, from the coding sequence ATGAAAATCGCGATCCTATCCGGAAGTGTAAGAGATGATAGACATACACACTCAGTTGCTTTACATTTAGCTCAAAGGTTTAATCAGCAACCAAATGTTGAAGCTACTGTGATTGATTTAAAAGAGGAGAAATTACCACCTCTCACTAATACTTTACATGATGATTCACCTGAAAATGTTAAGAAAGTCGGTAAGATACTAGACGAAGCAGATGGTATCATTTTCACTTCTCCTGAATACAACGGCAGCTTTTCTTCAGCTTTAAAAAATGCAATTGATTTCTACCCAAAAGGAACCTATCAAAGGAAACCCGTTGGTGTAGCTAGTGTATCTGCGGGAGCATTAGGAGGAATTCGGGCTGCTCAATCTATGCAATTGCAAGTATTAGCCTTAATGGCTTATCCTATTTATAGAATGTTTACCGTTCCTAATGTTCAAGATAAATTTAGTAAAGATGGAACATTATTAGATGCCAAATTCGAAGGCTCTGTAGATGTATTTATCGAAGAGTATCTTTGGTTTGCAGAGGCAATAGTTTCCAAGAAATAA
- a CDS encoding threonine aldolase family protein: MKKTLASDNYSGTTPEIIEALAKANTGHQGSYGADESTEAAIKMFQRILKEDIDVYFTMNGTGANVTALSSVCPSYGAVICSSAAHINVDECGAPEKFGGFKLLTVEKDNGKLTPKDIKPFMVNLGEQHWSQPKVVSITQATEYGTVYTCEEIKEIVDYAHSQGLLVHVDGARISNAAVSLGATFKEMLVDTGVDFVSFGGTKNGLMFGEAVIFLNTSLSENYKYIRKQGMQLLSKMRFISAQFEALFGTDLWERNAIHANNMAQKLAEGLSKVEGVTITQEVQANGVFAILDRAVIPAMQEQSPFYVWNEQTNEVRLMCSFDTAEEEIDAFINKLNQLTSVTA, encoded by the coding sequence ATGAAAAAGACACTGGCAAGTGATAATTATTCAGGAACTACACCTGAGATTATAGAGGCGTTAGCAAAAGCAAATACAGGACATCAAGGTTCGTACGGTGCAGATGAAAGTACTGAAGCTGCGATCAAGATGTTCCAACGTATATTGAAAGAAGATATAGATGTCTATTTTACAATGAACGGTACAGGAGCAAATGTTACGGCACTATCTTCTGTTTGTCCTTCTTATGGTGCAGTAATTTGTTCATCAGCAGCGCATATTAATGTAGATGAATGCGGGGCGCCGGAAAAGTTTGGAGGTTTTAAATTACTAACGGTAGAAAAAGATAATGGTAAACTGACACCTAAAGATATTAAACCCTTTATGGTTAATTTAGGCGAGCAGCATTGGTCTCAACCTAAAGTAGTTTCAATTACACAAGCTACAGAATACGGTACAGTATATACTTGTGAAGAAATAAAGGAAATTGTAGACTATGCACATAGCCAAGGTTTATTGGTACATGTTGATGGTGCAAGAATAAGTAACGCAGCTGTATCGTTAGGAGCAACGTTCAAAGAAATGTTAGTGGATACTGGAGTTGATTTTGTTTCTTTTGGAGGTACAAAAAATGGATTAATGTTTGGTGAAGCTGTTATTTTCTTAAATACGTCTTTATCTGAAAATTATAAATATATCCGTAAGCAAGGTATGCAGCTGTTATCGAAAATGAGATTTATTTCTGCTCAATTCGAAGCATTATTTGGTACTGACCTTTGGGAACGTAATGCTATCCATGCAAATAACATGGCACAGAAACTTGCCGAAGGATTAAGCAAAGTGGAAGGAGTGACAATCACACAAGAAGTTCAAGCTAATGGTGTATTTGCCATTTTAGATCGAGCAGTAATTCCTGCTATGCAAGAACAATCACCATTCTATGTTTGGAATGAGCAAACCAATGAAGTACGATTAATGTGCTCATTCGATACTGCAGAAGAAGAAATAGATGCCTTTATTAATAAGCTAAATCAGTTAACCTCTGTGACAGCATAA
- a CDS encoding PAS domain S-box protein, whose product MKASAEFRGVATIVIVSLLLLTSFVSFLRSSQTEKRDVSEVLLNQEYKIANFPYHAKEYYRTDDRKTLLQLKQEADKIYSQILAMEKGTSASSTEKQNLLILTSINDDDLSHALELYRKRFEDYYAKIDLMWDASIESNTPVELQLTNKKNTSRRTKTQVLEEDEGSDKIGKAIDFLERRNSSLLLHNRETRFRLEENIIRTKNKSLFFNGLLVFSGVLLLITQGAFFRNRVLTPIKLLRKNLEDFTGEKESAEIPDINIIESKVFDLEDDFNRITEMIEHLGEKDFEVNTEGLNLRLADSYDRARNTLKQLANEEFVSKWITEGLAKTTETLNGKQYDTIAEMGYEFVRFVTRHLGALQGGVFLKMNHEQGDVVNQIASYAYGKKRFPQRKLSANEGLIGQVMLEKQYVYVEDLPEHYTAISSGLGEAAPRSIIIIPVVHAGDEVYGAVEIASYNPMSQHEQEYANAACERFASAIAVYMMNENTRSLLKESMQVNETLKNKEETLLEKTSEMQSVQDELSTKLTELSKESNLNKNILDAIGKTMAIIEFDMSGKIIAANDMYLSVMGFKLEEILGKHERVLVSSEEVNSMRYKLLWDSLSNGSFISGEYCRVSKKGMDVWMNGTYNPIFGLDGKPYKIIKFAEFTTEQKAKDLTNNERLSLFGLHFPILDLDLDGKIKAANTGFTQLFGYKRKEYRNAALVEFLENANEIRIFKRIIRDVKSGANANQKFVFVDSEGNPKTCDLHFFPLKSLSGEVQKITLFITDKTDEELVRKELSTEAHSLSLLRSEVETRREIIDQQAMVVEVDLNGRVILGNDIIEQWTGTSVENLIGKPMADMVTTSYQTVISTLMSDPTVRGVRTRTIEFRTPRKGTFWGSTSASVVFKDEVPLKFIFIIFDVTERIEREQGLTEELERQRTRNALYRMKNNDHSQGFEILEDLFNQNKINLEDDKWLEQVPFPAILVNVDGVIQSKNSSMDQLKSNVVKILDIPDYLSDRQKESIKLAITDAKLMEDKVVVKGSDMNLMMFPVFGKSEHNMLVMLNS is encoded by the coding sequence ATGAAAGCAAGTGCAGAATTCAGAGGTGTAGCTACCATTGTGATCGTCAGTTTATTATTATTGACGAGCTTTGTTTCTTTTCTCCGTTCATCACAAACAGAGAAAAGAGATGTATCTGAGGTGCTATTAAACCAAGAATATAAGATTGCCAACTTTCCATACCACGCTAAGGAATACTATAGAACGGACGATCGTAAAACTTTACTTCAGCTAAAACAAGAAGCAGACAAAATCTATTCCCAGATTTTAGCGATGGAGAAAGGAACTTCGGCAAGTTCTACCGAGAAGCAAAATTTATTAATTCTTACCTCTATTAATGATGATGATTTATCACATGCGTTAGAGTTGTATAGAAAACGTTTTGAAGACTACTATGCTAAAATTGATTTAATGTGGGATGCAAGTATTGAATCCAATACACCTGTAGAACTTCAATTAACGAATAAGAAGAATACATCAAGAAGAACTAAAACTCAAGTTCTAGAAGAGGATGAAGGGAGTGATAAGATAGGTAAAGCGATTGATTTTCTTGAAAGAAGAAATTCGTCATTATTACTTCATAATAGAGAAACACGATTCCGTTTAGAGGAGAACATTATTAGAACTAAGAATAAAAGCTTATTCTTTAATGGGCTACTTGTTTTTAGTGGGGTTCTTTTATTGATTACTCAAGGAGCCTTTTTCAGAAATAGGGTATTAACGCCAATTAAACTTCTTCGAAAAAACTTGGAAGATTTTACTGGAGAAAAAGAAAGTGCAGAAATACCTGATATTAATATCATTGAAAGTAAGGTATTTGATTTGGAAGATGATTTCAATCGGATTACTGAAATGATTGAACACCTTGGAGAAAAAGACTTTGAAGTAAATACAGAAGGCCTCAATCTAAGATTGGCAGACTCTTATGATAGAGCCAGAAATACATTGAAACAGCTGGCTAATGAAGAGTTTGTAAGTAAATGGATTACAGAAGGCTTAGCGAAGACAACAGAAACATTAAACGGAAAACAATATGATACCATCGCAGAAATGGGATATGAGTTTGTCCGATTCGTTACTCGACATCTAGGTGCTTTACAAGGTGGAGTATTTCTTAAGATGAACCACGAACAAGGCGATGTGGTCAATCAGATTGCAAGTTATGCTTATGGGAAAAAGAGGTTTCCACAAAGAAAGCTATCTGCAAATGAAGGGTTGATTGGTCAGGTAATGCTTGAAAAACAATATGTTTATGTTGAAGATTTACCTGAACACTATACAGCAATTTCTTCTGGTTTAGGAGAAGCTGCTCCTCGATCAATTATAATTATTCCGGTAGTTCATGCTGGTGATGAAGTATATGGAGCTGTAGAGATTGCTTCTTACAATCCTATGTCACAACATGAACAAGAGTATGCAAATGCTGCATGTGAACGTTTTGCTTCTGCAATTGCAGTTTATATGATGAACGAAAATACAAGAAGCCTTCTAAAAGAGTCGATGCAAGTCAATGAGACCCTAAAAAATAAAGAGGAAACATTGCTTGAGAAAACTTCTGAGATGCAGTCTGTTCAGGATGAATTGAGTACTAAACTGACAGAATTATCGAAAGAATCGAACTTAAATAAAAATATTTTAGATGCTATTGGTAAAACAATGGCAATTATTGAATTCGATATGTCGGGTAAGATCATTGCTGCAAATGATATGTACCTATCTGTAATGGGATTCAAATTAGAAGAGATACTTGGAAAGCATGAAAGGGTATTGGTATCTTCTGAAGAGGTAAACTCTATGCGTTATAAGTTACTATGGGATAGTTTATCTAACGGATCATTTATTTCTGGTGAATACTGTAGAGTAAGCAAAAAAGGAATGGATGTTTGGATGAACGGTACTTACAATCCAATTTTTGGATTGGACGGTAAACCTTATAAAATTATCAAATTTGCTGAGTTTACAACAGAACAGAAAGCCAAAGATTTAACGAACAATGAAAGGTTATCTTTATTTGGTCTGCACTTCCCAATCTTAGACTTGGACCTTGATGGGAAAATCAAAGCAGCCAATACAGGCTTTACTCAATTATTTGGATACAAGAGAAAAGAATATAGAAATGCAGCACTGGTTGAATTCTTAGAAAATGCCAATGAGATCAGGATTTTCAAAAGAATAATCAGAGATGTAAAGTCTGGAGCGAATGCGAATCAAAAATTCGTATTTGTTGATAGTGAAGGTAACCCGAAGACATGTGATTTACATTTCTTCCCTCTAAAAAGTTTAAGTGGGGAAGTTCAAAAAATCACATTGTTTATTACTGATAAAACAGACGAAGAATTAGTAAGAAAAGAGTTATCTACAGAAGCTCATTCATTGTCATTATTAAGAAGTGAGGTAGAAACAAGAAGAGAAATCATCGACCAGCAAGCAATGGTTGTTGAAGTGGACCTTAATGGCAGGGTGATCTTAGGTAATGACATCATTGAACAATGGACAGGTACTTCCGTAGAAAATCTAATAGGAAAACCAATGGCTGATATGGTAACGACGTCATATCAAACGGTAATTTCTACTTTGATGTCAGACCCAACAGTAAGAGGAGTTAGAACAAGAACCATTGAATTTAGAACACCGAGAAAAGGAACATTCTGGGGTAGTACAAGTGCATCGGTGGTGTTTAAAGATGAGGTACCTCTTAAGTTCATTTTTATCATTTTCGATGTAACTGAACGTATAGAAAGAGAACAGGGATTAACAGAGGAATTAGAAAGACAGCGTACAAGAAATGCCTTGTATAGAATGAAAAATAATGATCATTCTCAGGGATTTGAAATCTTGGAAGACTTGTTTAACCAGAATAAAATAAATCTAGAGGATGATAAATGGTTGGAGCAAGTTCCATTCCCGGCAATATTGGTCAACGTAGACGGAGTGATTCAATCTAAAAATTCGAGTATGGATCAGTTGAAATCCAATGTTGTGAAGATATTAGATATACCAGATTACCTGTCGGATAGACAAAAAGAAAGTATCAAGTTAGCCATTACAGATGCCAAGTTAATGGAAGACAAAGTGGTAGTAAAAGGGAGCGATATGAATTTGATGATGTTCCCTGTCTTTGGAAAGTCCGAACATAATATGTTGGTAATGCTAAATAGCTAG
- a CDS encoding SLC13 family permease, translating into MSNPLLHIFLRIGHILPEELDKWIVLFTVTTVIIALLKEWGKPSTIFFMSVVTLLLFGVISADNLLESMSNPSIATIIVLVIVTTHLYHTYNTEDALNRFIGNTKRPKVFMAKIITFAAILSSFTNNTPVVAGLTPYVYNWCKKMGAHPSKLLIPLSFSTILGGMITLIGTSTNLVLNGFIETNNLPTLAYNDFLYLGLLVTFFGIIYLLTFGYNLLPVNKEVFDDAKAIAPEYLMALRVRHQSKLIGKRISETKIKNFEGAYLIEVHRNGEVITPIPDDFTFAVRDILMFMGQTENIMVIVNSDMGLTVPNHQSDSEIVEAVIPANSGLAGKKLGKINFKDTYGAELIAIHRNGEKLTGELSNEALQSGDMLLLSASETFFSNIKLYKEFYVLSTIESNKPVVKDKAKWIYSIALLGLVFLIATGTIKLLTGAIFAFAGLLIINATSINSVNKELDLDLIVLLMCALTLGDAFINTGASEIVSKVFIKIFLPFGVVGVLIGLFLITVLLTSFVTNVAAISITFPIAYSLSEILDLPSKPFFVVIAFAASAAFLTPVSYQTNWIVYGPGGYKPKDFMKVGLPLMGIYSVVCIVFIVFYYGLI; encoded by the coding sequence ATGTCTAACCCTCTATTGCACATATTTCTACGGATAGGTCATATCTTGCCTGAAGAGCTTGACAAATGGATTGTCCTTTTTACAGTTACTACCGTTATCATTGCATTACTTAAAGAGTGGGGAAAGCCCTCTACAATATTTTTTATGAGTGTAGTGACTTTACTACTCTTCGGTGTAATCTCCGCTGACAACTTACTAGAATCGATGAGTAACCCTTCAATAGCTACAATCATTGTGCTAGTTATTGTTACTACTCACCTCTATCATACATATAATACAGAAGATGCTTTAAATCGCTTTATTGGTAATACCAAAAGACCCAAAGTCTTTATGGCAAAGATCATTACGTTTGCCGCTATCTTATCTTCATTTACCAATAACACGCCTGTTGTTGCAGGACTAACACCTTATGTTTATAATTGGTGTAAAAAGATGGGTGCTCACCCTTCTAAGTTGCTTATCCCACTAAGTTTTAGTACCATTTTAGGAGGTATGATTACCCTTATTGGTACATCTACCAACTTAGTGTTGAACGGCTTTATAGAAACGAACAACTTACCTACTTTAGCCTATAACGACTTCCTTTATTTAGGACTTTTGGTCACTTTTTTCGGAATTATCTATCTTTTGACCTTTGGCTACAATCTTTTGCCTGTCAATAAAGAAGTTTTTGATGATGCCAAAGCGATTGCTCCTGAATATTTAATGGCGCTGAGAGTAAGACATCAATCCAAATTAATTGGAAAAAGAATATCAGAAACCAAGATCAAAAATTTTGAGGGGGCTTACTTAATTGAAGTACATAGAAATGGAGAAGTGATTACTCCCATACCTGATGATTTCACTTTTGCTGTGAGAGATATCTTGATGTTTATGGGACAAACAGAAAATATTATGGTGATTGTCAACTCGGATATGGGATTAACAGTACCTAATCATCAATCTGATTCTGAAATTGTTGAAGCGGTAATCCCTGCCAACTCTGGATTAGCAGGAAAGAAACTTGGCAAGATCAATTTCAAAGACACCTATGGAGCTGAACTTATCGCAATCCATCGTAATGGAGAAAAACTGACTGGGGAACTTAGTAACGAAGCCCTACAATCTGGTGATATGCTCCTACTTTCTGCTAGTGAAACCTTCTTCTCTAATATTAAGCTTTACAAAGAGTTTTATGTCTTATCAACAATAGAAAGTAATAAACCCGTTGTAAAGGATAAAGCCAAGTGGATATATTCAATCGCTCTTCTTGGTCTTGTATTTCTAATTGCCACAGGTACGATAAAATTACTGACAGGAGCAATTTTTGCCTTTGCCGGATTATTGATTATCAATGCTACATCAATAAATAGTGTCAATAAAGAACTCGACTTAGACTTAATTGTATTACTGATGTGTGCACTGACTTTAGGCGATGCATTTATTAATACAGGTGCTAGTGAAATAGTCAGTAAAGTGTTTATTAAGATTTTTCTACCATTTGGAGTAGTGGGTGTGTTAATAGGTTTATTTTTAATAACCGTTTTACTTACCTCTTTTGTTACAAACGTAGCAGCCATCTCCATTACTTTCCCAATCGCTTATTCACTAAGTGAGATATTAGATTTACCAAGCAAACCATTTTTTGTAGTTATTGCTTTTGCTGCCTCTGCTGCATTCTTAACACCTGTAAGTTACCAAACCAATTGGATTGTCTATGGTCCTGGCGGGTATAAACCAAAAGACTTTATGAAAGTAGGATTACCACTTATGGGAATTTATTCCGTTGTCTGTATTGTATTTATTGTCTTTTACTATGGATTGATTTAG
- the miaE gene encoding tRNA-(ms[2]io[6]A)-hydroxylase — MEEEFKGQGHMLHLKLPTDPRWVDMVENSNIEEILVDHAYCEQKAATASMSLIVNYPELDELVDTLMPIVAEEWEHFERVVKQLRKRGLSLGRMRKDDYVNGIIKFAKKGGSRIDQLVDKLLVSALIEARSCERFKLLWKGLDDEELKAFYYELMVSEAGHYVTFIDLARKYKDREIVDARWQEFLNKEAELLKSLEVRPDRMH; from the coding sequence ATGGAAGAGGAATTCAAAGGGCAGGGACATATGCTCCACCTAAAATTACCTACTGACCCAAGATGGGTTGATATGGTAGAAAACTCAAATATTGAGGAAATTTTAGTGGATCATGCTTACTGTGAACAAAAAGCAGCAACGGCAAGTATGTCATTAATAGTCAACTACCCTGAATTGGATGAATTGGTAGATACTTTGATGCCAATTGTAGCTGAAGAATGGGAACATTTTGAAAGAGTTGTAAAACAATTACGCAAACGAGGACTTTCTTTAGGTAGAATGCGAAAAGATGATTACGTAAATGGAATCATCAAATTTGCTAAAAAAGGAGGTTCAAGGATTGATCAATTAGTAGATAAACTTCTTGTAAGTGCATTAATAGAAGCGCGCTCTTGTGAGCGTTTTAAACTACTGTGGAAAGGCTTAGATGATGAAGAATTGAAAGCTTTCTATTATGAACTAATGGTTTCTGAAGCAGGACATTATGTGACTTTTATTGATCTGGCAAGGAAATACAAGGATAGAGAAATCGTGGATGCTCGTTGGCAAGAGTTTCTTAATAAAGAAGCAGAGTTGCTTAAAAGTTTAGAAGTGCGACCTGATAGGATGCATTAA